From Dryobates pubescens isolate bDryPub1 chromosome 11, bDryPub1.pri, whole genome shotgun sequence:
TCCTCCAAGAGCCCCTTTACTGTGCCTTTTCCTTATTCTAAGGCAAACAGAAAATTCTGAATGGAACACTTTTTACCCATGGTTAGCCAAATCCATCAAGTCATCCACCCACAAGTACTTTTCTCCTCTCACTGTTACCTTCTCCCTCTTCCATTAGGtcatctttctcttctttttctaccTTAGCACCTTCACTCTCTTCCATCAGGtcatctctcttttcctctttttctacCTGAGCAGCtacttcagccttttcctccgTGTTGTTAGATGGATCTTTACCCTCTGTGGGCAGAGGTTCCTTTGAGGACTCTGTCTCTTTAGATTCATCTGGTTTCTCTTCTGTAGCTGTCTCTACTGGCTCCTGTTTTTCCTCCACCTttttctcttcagctgcttctgctttcccttccacagcttcctgctccacagcagctgctgcctgcacttctGCTGTCACTTGTGCTACTTCCTTCTCttccacagctgcctctgcctgcccttctACAGCCTCTCCCTTTTCCACAGCTGGCTCCTTTTCTATGGCTTCTGCTgtctgctctcctgcctctctctttgcttccagagctgcctctccagcttcagtcccttccacagctgcctctccagcttcagtccCTTCCACAGCTGCCTTTGCCTCCTTGTCCAACACCTGTGTTGtattctccttctcctcagctgTCTCTGCTACCTTGTCTTTAGGCATCatcttctgctcttctgctACCTCCTCTTCCGCAGCTGACTTCTCTTTTACAGCCTCCTTTTCCACAGCTGCTTGTGGCTTCTGCTCTTCTGAAGCTACTTCTTCATCCATAGAAACATCCATCTTCTCTTCAGCCTCTTCAAGCTTTACATCCttgtcagcagctgcttctgttgGTTGTTCTTCTGTCATCTTTTTATTCTCAACActctccttttttatttccttctcagACAGCGCTGGAGActcttctgcagcctttttgGCCTCTTCCTTATCCCCCATGGCGTTATATACCTGTTCTCTCAACTCCTCCCTTGCTTCTTCTACATGATTGAGGAAGCATAAACATTTCTTCGAGTTTAGTGATACAGACATTAATGGGCATGGACAACACCACCCTCAGACCCTCCAGTGTGTTGCTCTGTCATCGAGTTAGATGACAATCTTAAAAGCTCCACTTCCAATGTGCAAGGAATTAGGCTACAACCAACACAGTGACTTGAACTAAGCaaatcccttccccaggctgcattATCGCAAGCGGCCGCTCAAGCAGTGTGCGGTTTGGCGCGGTAGCGTTTTTAGTCACAGCTAAGCAAGAGGTGCCAGTGTCTTAATAATCTGGATTGACAGGAATTCCTGTGTTACCTCCAGATGCAGGTAGTGACAAAGTGACCATTCTTGGACTTTACAGAGAGACTACACACACCATCCTACTTACAATGGTACCAGGCATTTCGACTGTGAAGCTTAAGAAAGCAAGGCTGAAGGCAGTGTGTCAGGGCACAGACATCTGGCAACCCTTTACACATGCTTTCAGTGACCATGTCCTTGCAAGTTTCAGAGACTTTGTTCAAGCTTTAAGCAAGTTTAGAAgaataaacaaagaaacaaatcatCCATTCAGGCTGCTGAGTTTAAACGGAATGATTCAGGCTACCTGAGGTACCAATGGATTGAACTTGGACTGTTTAGAGAAGAGAACAGTTTGGTGCCTCCATATGGGACACAGCTTTACATACCATCAACAGTTGGTAATGCTGAATCGTCTTCaactttttctccttcctcttcaacCTGCACCCCTTCTAAGGCATTTCCCAGCACACCATTTTCCATTCTAAAGGGAACAAAAGTTTGTTATTCCTTAGCTCTTGCGACAGTAACAATTACCCCACCCAGTGCAGCCCTGCATATATAACCATGTCTACACAATGGTGAAATTCTCTTACATCAGGCAGACTCTTTATCAGGTGAGAAGCTGTTAGCATACCTTGCCAACTCCAGGAGAGACTTTCCATAATAAAAAAAAGCTTCTGCACACTCATCTGCTGTCTCACCATATTTTTTACCCCTGCAAAAACAATGAAGAATTGTTCACACTTTAGGTTTTGATACATGAACTTGAAGACTTAAAACTTCCTGGCCAGGATGAATCGGTTTCTTAGCTCATCTCTCATTGGTTCAAACAAGTAATGAAAGCTCTTCTCACTTTGCTAGACATGGTTCTCAAACACCCAAAGCAAATTTATCTAAGCCACAAAGAGGTATCACCCTCAGAGACTGATCAAGACCAGTAAAGAAGATACTGGCAAGTCTCACTATCCCCTTTTTTTATATTAACAGGCATCAGAACCATACATTACAAAACATAAGCTCCCTTTTCCTCCTTAGGGAGCTGCACTGGCAATTGCTGTCACAAAAGCTGTCTAAATCACACGCTACCACATTGTTTAGGACCAGAGTTAATTTAAGTTGCTCATCCTCTCCTTGACTGTGTTATAAATACAGCAGCACATACAAtgtaaaaaaacacccaacaactCAATTTTCCCTTTGTATGCCAATCCAGCCAAGCCCTacaaaaacacagagaaatacaTTATACTACTCACAGTAAGCTTGCAGCTTCCTGGAATGCATTAACAGCAGCTGGAATATTTCCCATTACCAAGTGTTTTTGTCCTAAACCCAAAAGTTTCTTTGATTCTCCATCCACATCCATactggagagggaggggaaggaaaaaaaaaaaagagataattttaaaagtcaaaataaaaagaggaaagcaatcaaatgcaggactctgctggtttccataGTAACTTTGTACCCAGCTTTCAAAACCAAGTCCCTTATGTAAGAGTTGCATACATTATGCTGACTGCGAGTATCGGGGCAGTGTGGGGGGAACAGGACATGATAACAGGCTTGTTTGCTTAAGCTTTTAGTTCTGACAGCCACAGGCAGACAGATTAATTTTAATCAACTGCTGTAAGAAGCAGGTATTACAATCTACTGTGACAAAGCATGCTAAAGTACGTACttgaagagctgcagagcaataCAACACTGAACACTGCAGCGTTTCACCAGACTCTGATAGCAGCTAAGACAAGAATAAATCCAAGTTATAAATTCACATGGCATGATGGATTTGAGAATGATGGAGTCAAGTCTTTGTTTCAAATCTCACACGGTTCCACGTCCCGAAGTTCCATTCCAATGCGGTATGCTGGCCTGGGACAAGAGGAACTGCCCACAGGAGCAGTTCCACATGCTAGCCACATGCTTGTACTTCCCCAGCAATAACTCATTGATTGAGAACTTCCTAAAGAAAAGTTAGTATTTACGTATTTATTAGTCTTTAAAAGTTTTGTGGCAGTAGATTTGAGCAGACTGCCGGTGAGCACAAATTTGCAGCATCTAGAGCACCGGCATCGGTTAAACTCCAAGCCTAACAACCTATTTGACGTGTCACCCTTTTGTTTCACTCAGTAATCCTTGGATTTCAGAGCCTTTAGTAACTGACAACTCCAAGTCCAGTCTCACCTGTCTGTCTTGTCTGTGGATGTGGAAGGAGCTGCCAATTCTTCTTCCATTCTGAAAACGAAATATTAAATAAGCACTTACAACGCAGTTTACAACAGGAACTAAGCTCTCAGaggcatgtccagagaagggcaacaaagttgtgaggggtttggaacacaagccctatgaggagaggctgagggagctggggttgcttagcctggagaagagaaggctcaggggtgaccttattgctctctacaactgcctgaagggaggttgtagacaggcggatgttggtctcttctcccaggcagccagcaccagaacaagaggacacactctcaggctgtgccaggggaggtttaggctggatgttaggaagaagttctatacagagagagtgattgcccattggaatgggctgcccggggaggtggtggagtcgccatcattggaggtgttcaggaggggacttgatggggtgctcggtgccatggttttgtttaggtggtttggattggttgatgggttggacgcgatgatcttgaaggtctcttccaacctggtttattctgttctactctaaaccagagccaggagcagcgcTCGCTTTCAGGTTTTTCACCCATCTACGGCTAGCTCACACAGTGGCTCACTCTGCTGGCCATCTTCTGGAGATAGTTTTTAATttcagttttggtttttgtttgaaTGAAACATTGTTAGAAAACCATTTATTTTCATGTTCAAGTTACACGGGACTACACCTGGTCAGCAGGTCTCGCCCACCCCTGCCAGCTTGCAGCCCACCGACCCACCCGCATCGTGGATCCCCCCCACGCAAGCCCGCAGCACGGAACAAGCCGCAAAGCCGCCGGTCCTACACCGCGTTTCACTCAGAGAACCGAGGATGTGCCCGAGAAGCCCGTTTGGGGGGAGCTCGGGACGACCCGCCGGGCAGCCTGTCCTcggcagcagtggggcagccaCCGCGCAGCCCCGGCCACCGGCTGACAGccgaggcaggcagcagagggagccCGGGGGCGGCGTCGTGGAGCTAGCCGGGCGGAACAAAGGCCGGGCGAAGCGGGCAGcgactgcagccccccccccacctctcgGAGACAATGGGCGCCTTTCCCGCCTTCCCCTAGCCCCGCCCACCGCCATTGGCGCCAAACCCCGGCGGCGGCTCCTGACGGGCTGCGGGCCCGGCGTCACGTGGTGCCGCAGGACCAcctccccccgctccccccACCCGCCCTATGGGCCGGCTCCGCGGCGTCGGCTGCCCCCAACAAAGATGGCAGCAGCCGCGCAGAGGTCACGTGGTGGCCCCGCGCGAGCGGAGCGGGCCCAGCTGGCGCGGGAGGAGCGGGGCGGCACGTACGAACAccggagggagggggagggggtgcgGAGGgattaagggggggggggggagtaaaGGGGGTAGAGGCGCGAGCCCGATCAGCACCCCCCGGCCCGCTCCCCAAAAGAAGTCCCGCCGGCCCCTTACACAACCGCCCCCCAGTCTAGTCACCCCGCGGCGCGAAAGCGGCCCcatttcttctgctgctcccccccccacAACCTCCCCGACACGCACACACCGTGACCGGGGCCAGCGCGCGCGGCCCTACCTGCTCGGTGAGGCCGGCGCGggctcaacacaagggggagcGGCGACGGCCGAAGATTGCATagaagctgctggagacaggggcggcggcggcagagTGCAGACCCCTACCCCTCCGGCTGCCTATATACCCCTCAGGACACGCCCCGGCCCGCCTCGCAGCGCGCACACGCCGCGGGGGGACTACCGCTCCCGGCATGTCCCACGCTCGCATTCCGCGGAACACTGGGGCGGTGCCGCGCGCCGCTTAGTGGGAAATGTAGTCCCGGGAGGCAGAGGCAGCGGCAGCGCCGCGCGGCCGGCTGGTAAGTGTAGTGCCTGGTGAGGCGCAGGGATCCCCGGGAAGCGCAGTTCCCCAGAGCGGCCGCTGCCGCGCGGCATCTCGGAAAATGTAGTCCTCACCTCGCTCCATCCCCAGCTGCGAGGCCCGCGGGCCTCTCTCCGGGGCAAGGTGGACATGTCGTGGGGCGGAAACCGCGGGGAGAAAGACCAGCCCCAAGGGCGGGCGGGCTCTGTGGGCCGGGTTCAATAAGGGCGAACCCAAACCTTTGGCGCCGGACCATGGGCCCCGGGTCTATGATAGCCTGGCGCTGCCTTCGCGGCCAGGGcccctcctcagcactgctcgaGGAACGGGCAGATCCTACCTCTCCAGCACGCTGACACACTGCGGTGTGATCCCCAGCAGAAGACAGGCATTCATTAACATGGTGCACATCCGACTACAGCACCAGCCTATTCTTTGAAGAGCTCACATGTCTCTGCTGGACACTAATACTCTTGCTCTGGCCTAATCTCATGACATTCAGCCTCAGCCTGTTCAAGAATCATAGCATGCTTtgggctgaaaaagacctttaaaggtctgttGGCTCTGGCTCATGAGAGGCTTTGCTCTTCCCCCTGCACATGCAGGCTAGCAGACAAGGCAGacatggctgctgcagcagccctgggaagcagagacctccagaaaacttgcacagcagcagcaaagccattGGTGGAGACCTGGAAGCTCACTTCCCCCTGTGTTATTTCAAGATAAAAGTTCACCAGCTTCAGCTGCACTATTTCGCTCTGCACAGTAACAAAGGTAGGAACTGTGGGTTTCACAGAGATACAGAATTAATCTGCTTTTCTTGGGAGCTCTGTGCTCACTCATTTAGAAAAATAACCAGAAAAAAGGTTAACTGTGGCTCTGACATTACAGTGGGGGAAGAAGTCCCAAAGTCATACACTGAGTATAGTGTTTATTTAAGACATGAAAACATGCAAGTAGAAATACATGCAACAAAAGCCACTTTTCTTGGCAGGATGATTGCTGTTAACATTCTACATAGCCCCTTCAAAGTAAAACTGCTTCCCCACTGATTTGCAGGAAGATTTGTATTCGAAGTCACCTGTGtttgattagaataacaaaaaacaaaagaaaaaggagggatcTCAGTTCCCTTAGAAGAACATACCCAGTCTAGTAAGGAACCCTAATTGAGCTATATTGGCTGCTTCCACTGAGGTGAGTTCAACAGGAATTAGGAAATGCTTCACTAAGGAACACAAGTTCTTTAAGTTTCACAGAAGGATTACAAAAAGTGGCAAACAGGTTTGTTCCAGTTTGGCTGCACACTGTGAGGCCCAGGGCAGGAAATACTTGGAGGCACTACGCCTGAGATGAGTATGTAGCTTTACTATAGACCTACAGTAAACGAGATGATCAAGAACTAAAAGGAGACATTTGTTTAATTTTCTTAACTCTGTGAACCCAGAGCATACTTTTTTCCTAACTCTGTATTTGTTATTGcaatggggggggaaaaaaaaatcgcTTTTAAAACGTGTTCTTTATTTCACTTATAGTCACTTAAGCTTTCTTTATCCACCAGAAAATGAGGAGTCATGCCTCTGACTCTCTGACTGGCATCAACAGATCTGAAAGAGTTCCTTTGTTTTAAATCCCAAAGGCCTTTAGAAattctgccttgctctgccttGTCTGCACTAAGGAAAATAAGCATTAATCCTGTTTTACAGGTAGAGAAAAGGCCACAAAAGGTATCGCTATCAGAGCACTGGTAGGTACTAACACCTCATGCCCTTTGTACTCGGATGGTAGGCAATTCATTAAGAGACTGAAACAAAGTAAACCCCTCGTTAGAGCTATAGCGTTCCAGTCCTGCTCAGCTGTGTATTACCACTTGGTAAATTGGTCCCCTGCCAAGGAGTGACACAAAGATGTGGCAAGTGGCAGAATTAGAGGCACAGGACAAATTACTTGCCCAGCGTTACCAGCAGGTCCGTGATAGAACAGGATTAGCTCTCCCAAGCATCAACTATGGCAGCAGTCAAAAATGTGACATTAAAATGGTAGGGGGTCCCTGACAGGTCTTTGCTGTATAGTCAGGAACTCATTTTGTGaccttccagaactggacatctTTGTTAAAGAGACACTAGACAACTTTACAGGAAAACCAGAGTGGTTTTCTACAAAGAGTTGTTGATGCTTTTGTGACAGGACAATCAGAGCTGAAACTCATCCACCACAGGCAACGGCAGACCATCCTGAAGGTCTGCTCTGGGGCATCAATCTACAGGCAaattaagaaggaaaataaaaaaaaaaggatactAAGTCCCACAAGTGTTCTAAAGTGGAGAAAGAAACCACTGGGCATGGCTGGTTGCTTGGGTTTTAATCAATAGTTTATGGACACAGTGCAACTATAGCACACTTCACTTTATTCTccatataaaaaaacccaaaccaaaacaaaaagcagcttAGAGGTATCAAAGTTGAAGGCTGAGCAGTTTAATCTCAAAAATGCTTTCATGCCTtcacctctcccctcctccccctcccagctaATAACTAAAACCTGATTTAGACTCACCCACTCTCTCTAATCCCCCAAAAGATTTGATGCTTCCAGGAGCAAGCCTGCAGTCATTGTGATAAATCAACAAACTGTGGCACGGAAGCTCCAGTATCTCTGTAGAGGAGGTCAATTAGAGCAGTGTATAGGAAGAAAATACACTCAGGAAAGAAGGATTCTTCTGGATAGGCATTTAGGCAAATTTAGCAACAATTATTTTGTGGAGGGGCATGCAGAGGAGCACGTTCCTCTGGCGCTTCATTTTTCCCGTTGTTAATAAGGATCGTTGAAGGGGTAATGGGGATGTCCAGCATCTCTTGGCACTAGCTTTCCATTCACCTGTGAAACAGACAGACTCGAGTCAGAAAGATAAAAATCCATTCTTGCTCTCAGTTTCCAATTCTGTATGGTTTAGGTTTGTAACTCTTCATATCCTAAACATCTGGgagcactcttttttttttaagcttaaaCACGAGCTGTTCCCTCTGAGTCTCCTCAGCACTtcttggggaggaaaaaaaacaacaacaaagaagaagttaaaaaaatagATTTTACAAAGGAGATAGCAGCTTGAAAGACTCTTGCTCTAGGCTAGAAAAATCTGAGTCTTGAAGAATTCCACAAAGAATAGTTAAAAGCCTTTTGCCTTGTAGCTGTTACAGGGCAAATGTTGTAACACGCACACCTCCACACGCTATTGGAGTTGGAGCTCTAGCCCGTGTTTCCATGAGAGAGgcttgctgggctgccagttTTACAGCTGGATAAGCTGAAACACATTGAATAACTTGCTCAGGGTCACACACTGAAGCAATAATATTGTCACTGAATGCCTTCATATCAGTTTTTGTTTGAGAACATTTCCACAAAGACCAGCGTCTCCAGCTGCAAAATGGGAACACTGAAACCAATATTCAGATAGGGAGAGGCTCAGGCTAGCCCAAAAGCAGATGTGGCCATATGCAAGTTTCAATTCCCACATCCCACCTTTTAACCATTTGGATGCAAAAGTTGCATTTCTAGTTGCAACACCATTTCTATtgcaacacctccagcttcTGAGGAACTGAAGTAAAATCTTGCTCCTCATCTGCAGCACCTGGGGAAGTTTGCCAGTGCTGCACCTGAAGAGATACACACTTCCCTGGGTGACTAACTGGCATCATTCAGCTCAAACTTGTAATTAATTATGTTAGAGAAAGTATTGACCTTTATACATATAAATGTGACTTTCATACATGCAAATGTGGTATTAGCAATCACTCAAAATGTTACAGGGACAGAGAGAATCACAGGGACTTCCAAATCACATAGCCATTAGCAAAGTCCCTCCATTAGCTTTCAGTATGAAACCTGCATTTCAAAGCAACAACTGGAACCCCTTGTAACAAACTGCTTACAGTGACTACTGAAGTGTAAAATTAGTCACTTGGGGGCACTACAGAACAGAAAACTTACATGATAAGGCTCAGCATTTGCCTGATGCTCAGCTTAAAATAAAGTGAAGCTGTCAACTGAAGGCAATCCTTAGAACTGTGGACAAAAGAACCACAGGTTCCCTGATATTCTCTTGAGAGCAAACAACTTCCTCACGTTCCTAGAACTCCTGTTCCTCGTTTGTCCTCGGTTTCTTACCCCTGCACATTTTGCTGCACAGAACAGCTCTTCAAGCGAGCATTCTTGTTCACAGCATGCcaagacagcagctgccagaaGCAATGTTTCTCATAGCTGATTCCAGTCTACTCTGGGAATctgagaggaggcaggggagtAAGATCAGCAGTGAACACACTGCAGGTCAATGGCAGCTAGCTATCAAAACCAGGCAGCTATCATGTGTACTGTAACAtcactcctcctcctggctTGCCACTCGTTCAGGTTTCACCTAAGTCTGTTCCTTGGCCAATTATGTGTGTGCAAAAGTTTGGATTTCAGGTTGGTGCAAGGTAATTTCTAACCTCTACCCCAATATTGATTGGTTGAAGTGTAAAGCTATTTAAATTGAGTGCATGCAATGCAATAGGCTCTCCTTAGGCTTTAAACAAAGCACCATGTGGAGAAGAGTGGCACAGGTCTAAGAAACTTGTGTGCTTCTATCTCAATGAAGTAAAGCAAGGAAAAACAGTCTTGCCAGTAATAGTAGGAGCTCTGGTATCACAACCATACTGCACTTTGAAATCTAGACATTATAAATTAGAGTCATAGGGGAAATAGGCATGAAAGGTTAGTCAGGAATTTTAATTCTCAGTTGATGAAAATTCTTTCCAATAAGCCCAGAGGGGATGGGCAGGAGACAAAAGGTTCCAGTGGAGATCTCACAGCTACAGAGTCGTGTTTTAGTTCTCATCTGGCTTCTTCCTCTGTTATCTGGCAATATGGCAATATCTTTGAAGCCCAGCTGCATCACATTCACCCTTCCTCTAGCTGGATGGGCTAGCACTTTGAACTGTATTTCATCTCCCTTTTGTGAATCACTGTGATCTGATCAGGTCTCCCAGGTAACGAAAGCTCATGAATCATCCGCAGCTCATCCAAGCCAGGCTACATTTGAATCTATTTTGTCCTTTCATTAACAAAACAACTTTGTTTGCAGCACAAGTAGCAGAAGACATGAAAGAAAGGTTGTCAGCAGCAGGTGTGCTTATCACTACCACATTCACAGATCAGGAGCTAAGCTTGCAGTTTGGTGTACAGACTGCCAATCCATAAACACAGTGATAATTTTGGTTGCAGGGATGTGGGGGTATTTATTTACACACACATCCTGAACCAACTGTGCAGTTAAAAGCGTGGCCTTGAAGCTCTGATAAGCTCCAGCATGACAAACAGTGAAAGCTTTAACAAGTATCTCCCCTTGATAGAAGGCAGGCATTCACCACATGTTCACACCATCCCTTTTCCATCTCACAGCTCCcaagtattaaaaaaacccagtgaTAAACCCTGGAGAAAAGCTCTCCCCAAAGAATTTCTACAGCCAGTAGCCACTGACTACTGAAGAATAACTTACAGGTA
This genomic window contains:
- the NASP gene encoding nuclear autoantigenic sperm protein isoform X1, coding for MQSSAVAAPPCVEPAPASPSRMEEELAAPSTSTDKTDSMDVDGESKKLLGLGQKHLVMGNIPAAVNAFQEAASLLGKKYGETADECAEAFFYYGKSLLELARMENGVLGNALEGVQVEEEGEKVEDDSALPTVDEEAREELREQVYNAMGDKEEAKKAAEESPALSEKEIKKESVENKKMTEEQPTEAAADKDVKLEEAEEKMDVSMDEEVASEEQKPQAAVEKEAVKEKSAAEEEVAEEQKMMPKDKVAETAEEKENTTQVLDKEAKAAVEGTEAGEAAVEGTEAGEAALEAKREAGEQTAEAIEKEPAVEKGEAVEGQAEAAVEEKEVAQVTAEVQAAAAVEQEAVEGKAEAAEEKKVEEKQEPVETATEEKPDESKETESSKEPLPTEGKDPSNNTEEKAEVAAQVEKEEKRDDLMEESEGAKVEKEEKDDLMEEGEETEESDEEDKENDKADDDKENELTVEDKSLQESEEDEIGNLELAWDMLELAKLIYKRQETKEAQLHAAQAHLKLGEVSIESENYTQAIEEFQACLALQQKYLEAHDRLLAESHYQLALAYHYNSQFEEAVVQFGKSVEVIDKRMAMLTERIKKAESGSPEDEKEIEELKGLLPEIKEKIEDSKESQKSARVAELALKATLVGTTSGFAQSEGSGSVSTIPVRKAGDGASQCVTDISHLVRKKRKPEEETPQGDNEAKKSKPEPAVNGGGGDAAPSGNDIAEKMEEETEKRPQAESGAAVESTV